The genomic window CGACCAGACCCATTGAAACGGGTTCATCGGGCGCTGTCGCGAGACGCACCGCCATATCGCCTCTGTTCGCAGGCCCCCTGCCATAGCGGCGCACCGCGTCGGAAAGTGCAGCTTTATCCTCACGCACGACGAGGTCAGTGGGAAAGGAAGGTAGCTGGCCGTCCGCTCGCCCGACTGAACGCAGAAAAGCGTCATTTCCGAACAGGAACCGCCCGTCGCGGTCAGTCATCGCCAGTCCCAGAGGGAGCTGTGCGAGCAGCGCTTCAAGCTGAGCCACGCCTGCCTGTGCCGATCCGTCCCAGCTGCCGCCCACACCTACACCGCTGTCAACAAGCAGCATCAGCGTTGTGCCCTCGTCTGGGCCCGGCGCGGCGCCCGCTTGCCCGACTTCTGAAAGAGGGACATCGATCAGCGTTTGCGGCGTGCCATTGCGACCCTCGCGCGCGAAGAAGATGCGTTCACGCTCGTCAGCGCGAAGGAAGGAGACAAAAGGCTGACCAACAAGCGTTGCCGCCGGGTCGCCTACCGCTCTTTCGGCAAAGCCAGCTGCCACGGAGCGGATCGTGCCGTCTGGCGCGGTGATTGCCGCCTCTATACCGGCGCGGCTGAGCATTGCAGCGAACGGGCCGGAGAGGTCCATCTGCACCGCTTCGCTGGTCGAGGCAATGGTGATGGGGCTAAGCCGCCAGATGAGATGATCTTCGCCGCGACCTGCGCGCCTGACTGACACCTCCCAACATCGTTGAGCGAGATCCTCAAACTCTTCAATCGATGCATCGCCATCGCGCCACGCCTCGCGCGCAGCACGGTTCAGGGCCTCCAGCCCTGCACGTTCAGCCTCAAGGGTGGGCGGCGCGCGCTCAACGCCAAAGCTTTGCGTGTAGGCGCTGTTGGCGCATACCAGCCGATTGGCTCTATCGGTGATCGCAATTGCCAATCCCTTCGCGCCTGCACCCGCACCCGCACCGCCTTCAATCGCGGCGACCGTGACCGACCAGTCGGGGCTTGAAATGTCACTGGCCTCTGGAGCTTTGGTGAATCGTTCGATCGCAGCCGCTCCGAACAGAAGAACCGTAAGTCCGCCCAGATAGGCGCCTGTCATTACCGCATTGGAGGTGGCGACAAAAAGGGCAAGCGCGCTCGTCAAAAGCGCAACGCCAACGATAATCAACAGCGTGCGCGGCGAATGCGCAGGCGGCAGGCTGCTAAGCGCGCTCATGTCATCGCCCGTTTTTAAGCTGTTCCTGATCACGCCCTGGCTTGCCTTAATCCTTGCGAGACGAATGCGTCCGCGGCTCATATGGCGGTTATCTTAATCCGCGTCGCCGCCAAGGTCGAGGTCAGCTCCCTCACGTATCAAACGTTTTGCCCGTTTGCGTGCGACTTTACGCGCAACGATCACGCGCCAGATGCCGCTTGCAACCAGATAGCCCATCGCCGAACTCACGATCGACAGCACGACAAAACCTACGATGGTAACGCCCGCCACTTCCGCGACATCAAAGACATAATCGCGCCAGCCACTATCCATGCGTTGCACGGCCGCTTCGGCAGCTTGCGCAGCTTCGACGGCTGCCGCGTCAATGCGCAAGATGAAATTGCCAACCCGGTTTGCAACCACGGCCCAAAATGCGATGGTGAAAGGGTTGGTGACAAATGTGACCGCCGCTGCGAGAGGCACGTTGGCGCGCGCGGGCCATGCGAGGAAAGCTGCGAGGAAAATCTGACCGATGGGGATGATGAAGGCTGCAAACAGGCCGAGCGCCACGCCGCGCGGCACCGAACGCCTTGTGAAGCGCCAGAGCTCAGGGTTCAAAAATCGGTGAGCGATCGGCGCCAGATACTTGTTTTTCGCCATCTCTTCGCGGTCCGGCATAGTGCGACCGAGGCGATGCTTCAGCCACACCCAAGGGTTGGGTAG from Erythrobacter sp. SCSIO 43205 includes these protein-coding regions:
- a CDS encoding DUF2062 domain-containing protein, with protein sequence MPDREEMAKNKYLAPIAHRFLNPELWRFTRRSVPRGVALGLFAAFIIPIGQIFLAAFLAWPARANVPLAAAVTFVTNPFTIAFWAVVANRVGNFILRIDAAAVEAAQAAEAAVQRMDSGWRDYVFDVAEVAGVTIVGFVVLSIVSSAMGYLVASGIWRVIVARKVARKRAKRLIREGADLDLGGDAD